GGCGGGCGGTGGGGGTGGAGATCAACCCCCGCTGGATCGCGATCTACCGGGAGGTCTGCAGCCTCGAGGGGCTGCCGGAGCAGGAGGCCGTCTGCGGCGACAGCCGCACGGTGCTGGCCGGGTTTGAGCCGGAGTCTTTCGACCTGGTCCTGACGGACGTGCCCTACTGGAACATGGACCGGCGCCGCAGGTCGAAGGGGAAGTTCAAACGGGCCGACGGGCCCGCGGTGGAGCCGCGCCGCTCCAAGCTGTCGCCCTTTGCGCCGGATGAGACCGAGACCGACGTCACCGGCATGCAGGGCAAGGAGGAGTGGCTGGATACCATGCGGGCCGTGTTCGCGGCGGCCCTGCGGCTCCTGCGTCCCCGGCGGTACATGGCGGTCTTCATCGGGGACATGTACCACTCCGGCCGCTACCACATGCTGTCCGCGGAGCTGGCAGGACTCCTGGAGTCGCTGGGGCTGGTGCTGAAGGCCAACCTGATCTGGTACGACGTCTCCAAGAAGCTGCACGTGTACGGCTACCGGTACGAGTTCATCCCTTCGATGGTCCATCAGAACATCCTGGTGTTGCGCAAGGAATGACGGAAGAGGAGGGGCCCGGTGAAGCCGCTCTGGGTGCAGAACCGGAAGTACATCGGCAGCAAGCACAACCTGCTGCCGTTCATCGAGCAGGTGGTGGCGGAGCGGGCCCCTGAGGCCCGCTCCCTCGCCGACCCGTTCACCGGCTCCGCGGTGGTCGCGTACCATTTCGCCGCCCGGGGCCTGACCGTCGCCGCAGCCGACAACCTCTACCACAACTACATCGCCGCCCGGTGCTTCCTGGGCGGCCGCCCGGGCGAGGTGCGCTGGGACCGGGTGGCCGAGCTGATCGCCCATCTGAACCGGCTGCCACCGGAGCAGGGCTACTGCTGGCGGGAGTACGGCGGCACCTACTTCACGCCGGAGAACGCCGGCCGTATCGACGCCGTCCGGGAACAGATCGCCCGCTGGCGGCAGGAGCGGATCATCGGGGAGCAGGAGGAGGCGGTGCTGCTCACGAGTCTGATCTACGCTGCCGACAAGGTCGCCAACACCTGCGGCCAGTACGACGCCTTCCTGAAGCACCTGGGCGCGAAGCCCTATGCCGAGGACGGCACCCACCTGGTTGACGCGACGGTCTACAAGCCGCTGGAGCTGGGCCTGCCGCAGGTGGTGGAGTCGGAGGCCAACCGGGTTTACTGCGGCGATGCCGATCACCTGATCGACCGGATGGAGGCGGACGTGCTCTACCTGGATCCGCCGTACAACAGCCGGCAGTACATTGACAACTACCACGTGCTGGAGAACATCGCCCGATGGGAGAAGCCCCGCCTGTACGGCAAGACCCGCAAGTTTGCCCGGGACGGTCTGAAGTCCGCCTATTCCCGGCGGTCGACGGCCGGGGCACATCTCACCCGGCTGATCCAGCGGGCGCGGGCGCGGCACATCCTGCTCTCTTATAACAATGAAGGAATCATCCCGGACGAGGTGATCCGGGCCGCACTGGAGCAGCGGGGCCCGGTGGAGCTGTTCGAGCGGCGCTACGCCATCTTCGGCAACGGCGCGGGGCGCTCGGGCCGACGGCCGATCGTGGAGCGGCTGTTCTACTGCAGAGTGGTGCGATAATACAACTTTAGAAGGATCATGGAGTTGCATGTGGAATTCCTCCTTCATTCCGACCCAGGATGAAGGAGGAAGTCATGTCCAGGAGATGGATGACCGCCGTCGCGACGGCCCTGCTGGTGATCAGCAGTGCGGCGCCTGCCGCCGCAGCAGCCGCTGAGCCGGCTCCCGTCGTGGATTCGGCCCCCCAGCCAGACTCACAGCAGACTCCCTCGTCTCCCGCTGACGCCACCGGGCCGGAGGCGCCGGCCGACGCACCGGCGCTGCCCGATGAGGCGGCCGATGACGACGCCGACCCGGAAGCCGGCGCAGCGCCCGGATCCGTGACGGATCCCGATCCTGAGGCCGAACCTGAGACCGAGCCTGAGACCGAGCCTGAGACCGAGCCTGAGACCGAGCCTGAGACCGAGCCTGACACGGAACCCGCCCTCTTCGCGGACCTTCCGCAGGATCACTGGGCCTACCCGGAGGTGGAGCGCCTGGTCGCGGCCGGCGTGATCCACGGCGACCCGGCGGGCCGCTTCCGGCCCGACGCCCCCATTTCCCGGGCGGAGTTCCTGAAGATGCTGCTCACGGCGCGCCGGCTGGATCCGGCCGGGAAGTGCGCCGGCCTGTTTGCCGACGCCCAGTGCTGGACCTGGTACGCCCCTTACGTGGAACTGGCCTACCGGCTGGCCATCGTGGAACCCAAGACCGATATGCTGGATGACGAACCCGATTACTTCGACCCCGAGGGGGCCATCACCCGGCAGGAAGTGGTGACCGCCCTCATCCGCGCGACAGGGAAGCGCTGGACCGCGCAGACCATGCACTGGCGTGAGGCCAGCGAGATCCTCGGCCGCTACGCCGACGGCGCGGACGTCACGGAACCGTACCGCAAGCCCATGGCCCTCGCCCTCACCGAGGGGCTGGTGCGCGGCTTCGGCGACGGGACGCTGCGCCCGTGGCACCAGGTGACCCGCGCCGAGGCGGCGGCCCTGGTGGGCCGGGTGCTGCTGGACGCCCCTGACCTGCCGACGGTGAGCCTGGACGGCCATGAGGTGGTCTACGTCGACGCGCTCGACATGCGCACCACCATGTACACCACCGGCGAGGCCGGCGTGGGGACGCGGACCGCCACGGGCGTCACCGTGCGGCCGGGCGCGGTCGCGGTGGACCCGGCCGTCATCCCGCTGGGAACGCTGCTCTTCGTCGAGGGGTACGGCTACGCGGTGGCCGTGGACACCGGCGGGGCGGTGAAGGGCAACGCCATCGACCTGTTCGACTGGGTCTCCCACCGGGAGGCGCTCCTCTTCGGCATCCAGACCCGCCGGGTCTGGGTCCTGCCCTGACAGGCAGAAAAGGAGCGGCCCTGGGGCCGCTCGGAGAGGAGAAGTGGGAGAGGAAACGGAACGGAGAAAGAGCCCATCCTGTGGGGTGATTACCGCTCAACTCGGCATCGGCTCTCACTGATCGTTAGCATGCCCACGAGGGACGCGGCTATACAGGATGATCCGGGCGATTTCGGGGAAGAAGAGCGAAAGGTGAGTCGCCGTGCGTGTCATCACAGGATCGGCGAAGGGCCGGCCGCTGAAGACCGTCAAGAGCCGCGCCGTCCGGCCCACCAGCGACCGGGTGAAGGAGTCGCTGTTTAACATCATCGGGTCCCGGGTGGTGGATGCGGACTTCCTGGACCTGTTTGCCGGATCGGGCGCTGTGGGCATCGAGGCGCTGAGCCGCGGCGCCCGTGCCTGCGTGTTTGTCGAATTGCAGACCGCCCACCTGAAGGTGGTGGCGGACAACCTGAGGACGACAGGACTGGCCGGGCGGGCGGAGCTGATCCGCCGGGACGCCCGCGCCGCTCTGGTCGATCTGGCCCACCGCGGCCGCCGGTTCGACTTCATCTTCGTCGATCCGCCCTATGGGCAGGACCTGGTGCCGGCGGTGCTGGCGCTGATCGATGGTCACGGCGTGCTGGCCGAGGACGGCTGGGTGATCTGCGAGCACCACGCCAAGGACCCGGTCCCGGCGGCAGCAGGAGGTCTGTATCGGTTCAGGGAAGTACTGTTTGGTGAAACGATGCTATCCATCTATCGGGCTGACGCCCGTGATGCCGGGGGGCAGAATTCGTGATCAAGGCAGTCTGTCCCGGGAGCTTCGATCCCGTGACGCTCGGACATCTCGATATCATCGAACGGGCCGCCCGCACCTTCGACGAGGTCGTCGTGGCGGTGCTGACCAACCCCCGCAAGGAGCCGCTCTTCACCGTGGAGGAGCGGCTGGAGATGTTGCGGGAGGCTACCAAGCACATCCCCAATGTCTCGGTGGCGGCCGCGGACGGCCTGCTGGTGGACTTCGCCCGCCAGCAGGGGTGCCGGGTCATCGTGAAGGGACTCCGGCCGATTCAGGACTTCGAATACGAATGGCAGATGGGCGCCGTGAACCGGCAGTTGGACGGGAACATCGAGACGTGCTTCCTCATGAGCCGCATCGAGTACGCACACCTCTCCTCGAGCATCGTGCGGGAACTGGCCTACTTCGGCCGCCCGACGGAGGGGCTGGTGCCGCCGTTCACCGCAAGGCGGCTCCGGGAAAAGTTCGCCAAGACACAACCCTGACGCGGGGAGGTTTGCGCCGTGGAGATCATGGCTCTGATCGACCGGCTGGAAGAGCTGATTCAGCAGGCCACCCGGGTGCCGCTCACCGGCAAGATCCTGCTCGATCCGGATGAGATTCTGGCCATCGTCGACGAGATGCGCGAGGTGGTGCCGAGCGAGATCCGGGAGGCCAACCGGGTCGCCCGGGACCGGGAGACGATCCTGGCCGAGGCCCGGGAGCAGGCCGAGGAGATCCTGCGGGAGGCCCGGGCGCTGGCGGCGCAGCTGACCAGCGAGGCCGCGGTGACCAAGGAGGCGCAGACGCAGGCCGACGAGCTGATCGACCAGGCCAAGCGGGTGGCGCGCGAGATCCGGCAGAACGCCCTGGAGTGGGCGGACGAGCTGTTCGCCCGTGCGCAGCCTGAGCTGGAGCGGATCGCGGCCGACACGCAGCGGGCCGTGGCCGCCGTACGCAAGGCCCGGGAGGAGCTGCAGAATCAGCTCTAGCCGGCGAGGGGGGAGCCCATTGCGGGCGGTCGTCCTGTGGTTTCGCCAGCTGGACGCGTGGGTTCGACGGCTGTTTGTGCTGTCGAGCCTCATTGCTGTTCTGGGCGCCGTTCTGGTCTATACGCCGACCCCATACTACGTGACGGCACCCGGCGCCGCCATCGACACCAGCCGGCTGGTGACGGTGGAGAACGGCGACGTTCACCGGGGCCATCTGTACTTGCTGGTGGTCAACACGCAGCCCGCCAACCTGTTCTGGTACCTGTACGCCCAGGTGGACCGGCGGGCCGTGCTGGAGACGAAGGAGCAGTACCTGGGCAGCTTCGAAAGCTACGCCGAGTACCTGGACTGGAACCGGCAGCTCATGACCGAAAGCCAGCGCACCGCCCGGGCCGTGGCCTTCCAGCAGCTGGGCTTCGGCGAGGGGGTGCGCTCCGTCGGGGCCCGGGTCGTGGGCGTGCTGACCGACAGCCCGGCCCGCGGGCTGCTGCACGCCGGGGACGTCATCGTGGCGGTCGCGGGGGAGCCGGTTACCGGCAGCGAGTCCCTCCGCAGCCGGATGGCCGGCATCCCCGGGGGGGAAGAGGTGCCCGTCACCGTCCTGCGCGGCGGCGGGGAGGTGACCCTGACCCTGCCCACCCGGGCATCGCAGGAGGCGGGGCGCGAGGGCAGCGCCGTCTTCGGCATCACCATCCAGGACGAGCTGGAGTTCGACGACGATGCCGTGCCGGTGGAGATCCGCTCCGGATCGATCTTCGGGCCGTCCGCGGGCCTCATGTTCACCCTCCAGATCATCGACCAGCTGACCCCCGGCGGCCTCACCGACCTGGTGGTGGCCGGCACCGGGACCATCGAGCCCGACGGCCGGGTGGGGCGCATCGGGGGCGTGCAGCAGAAGGTGTACACGGCCGAGGCCGCCGGCGCGGACCTGATGTTCGTCCCCCGGGGCAACTACGAGGAGGCGATCGCCGTGGCCACCCGGGTGCAGGTGGTGCCGGTCGACCACGTGCGCGACGCCCTGGAGTGGCTGCGAGCGGCCGGGCCGCAGGACGGATAGGTTGCCATCGTTCTGCGGAGAGTATGCGGTGTGGGCGGGGCTGCCTTCCCTTACAGGGGTTCGTAATTGTTGACAAGGAAAGGCATGCGTCGATATAATACTGCTTGTGCCCGCGCCGCACGCCCGGGCGCGGGGCCAGGATTGGGGTGGTTTCCCGTGCGCATTGATGTGGCGGACATCAAACAGGAGGTCGGCAGCCACAAGCTTACCGATCTGTCGGTCACCCTGGATTCTGCCGAGTTCGGCGGGGCGGAGGTCCGGTTCGACCGTCCGTTCACCGGCAAGGCGAAGATCTGGAACCTGGGCGACCGCCTGCTGGTGCAGGCGGAACTTCAGGGCGAGGTCCGGCTGACCTGCAGCCGCTGCCTCCGGGAGTACACACAGCCCGTGTCCGTGTCCTTCGAGGAGGAGTTCAGGGAGGGGGAGCCGGGCGCGGAAGGGCCGGATGAAGAGGACGGCGACGAGTCCGTGGAGCCAGTCTCGTTCTACAGCGACGACGAGCTGGACGTAACGGAGGTGGCGCGCGACCACATCCTGCTCGCGCTGCCCATGAAGCCGCTCTGCAGCGAGGCGTGCCAGGGGCTCTGCCCCCGGTGCGGCAAGGACCTCAACGAAGGGCCGTGCGGCTGCGGCGGGGCGGAGGAGAACGTTGATCCCCGGCTGGCGGTGCTGAAGGATCTGCTCCGTAAGCCGGATTCCAATTCCTAATCTATTCCCCCCGGGACCGGGTCTCGGGTCCGTCATCGGAGTTGACGGAGCATGGAAAGGGGTGTTATTCAGCATGGCGGTTCCGAAGAGAAAGGTGTCCAAGTCCCGTAGGGACTCCCGGCGGGCCCAGACCTTCCGCCTTGAGGCGCCGAACCTGAGCCCGTGCCCGAATTGCCGGACGCCCAGGCTTCCGCACCGGGTCTGCCCCAACTGTGGCTACTACCAGGGCCGGGTCGTGATCCAGCACGAGGCCGAAGCTGCCGAGTAGGGCGCACTCGGGCTGTACAACCGCATCGCGTTTGGGACGGAGGCAGGAAGCGTTGCTCCTGCCTCTGTTTGCGTTTTGCCGGCCCCCTGCCTCCGCCGCGGCGGCCCTCACGACAGCCGCTTCTCCAGCTCCAGTTCGTCGTGGATCGGGATGCCGTGCTCCCCCACCAGGGGAATGGTCGGCTTCAGACGCCGGGCCTCGTCGATGGCGCCAGGGTGCACGGCCACCAGCCGGTACCCCCTCCGCTGGTAGAACCGGAGGGCGTCCAGGTTGTCGTTGGAGGTGATCAGCCACACCCGCCGGCAGCCGGCCTGCCGGGCGGCGTCCTCCACCGCCTGCAGGAGCGCGGAGCCCACGCCGCCGCCCGGGCGGATGGCGTTGAGGCTCATGAGCTCGCAGTCCGTTCCCTCCACGTGAAACGTCGCAGCGCCTACGGGCGCGGCGCCGTCCCAGGCGATGAGCGCCTGCAGGTCCGCGAGCCGGTGCACCCGGCCTCGGGTGATCATGGTCTCTCCGCCCCATTCCGCGGTCCAGAGGTCCCGGAGCCACTGTTGATCGGCCAGGGTTCGGGGCGGCTGAATACGGTACGGATGCATGTCCCAGTCCTCCTTCGGCAGCCCCGGCCTTCGGCTGTGCGCGCACCGGCCAGAGCAAACATCACAAATAGACGTTTACTCCTGCTTTCGGTTCAACACAAGGCGTGCGGCGACCCGCCGGGTTGAAACCCGGGTTCGCCCCTCCAGCGTCGATCCGTATGGAAGGGAGTTGGGCGACATGGGTCGGGCGGCATGGATCGTCGTCGGCTGGCTGATGATCCCCCTGGGCATCGGGCTCGCCGTTGTGCAGGCGGTTCCCGGGGAACCGCCGGGGGTGGCGGGGATCGCACCGCCGGCAGCGGAGGCGCAGGCCCGGGCGGCGGAGGCGCAGGCCCCCGCCACGGCGGTCCTGGCGGGTGAGGGGGCTGACGCAGGGCCGTCCGGGGTGGAGCTGCCGGAGGAGTGGCGGCGCGCCATCGATCAGGTGGTGATCCCGCGGGAGGTGCTCGACAGGCTGCCCGAGCTGGCGGCGATCCAGCAGAAGCTGATGCGGGTGGACGGCGTCCTCATGTCGTGGACCGATCACCGCAACGGAAAGGTGTTCGTTGGCGTGCGGTCGCTGGAGGCCCGTGAGCGGGTGGAGGCCGCCATCGCCCGGGAGGGCATCCCGCCGGAGTGGGTGGAGATCTTCGGCGGCGCAGGGCTGCTCTCCGAGGAGCGGCCGCTGGAGGGGTGCCAGCTGGCCGACCCGCCGCGCCCGGAACCGGGGCCGCAGTATCTCGAAGTCACCCCCGCGGTCGTCCGGCCGGGACAGGGGATTTCGCTGGTGATCCGGGGCGTGCCCGAAGACCAGCTGATGCGGGGCGTGGAGGCCTACCTGGAGTGCTGGGACGGCGAGGGCTGGTCCCCGCGTTTCTACCTGATCACCGCCTACGGGGGAGGAGGGCCCCACAGCGTGCTGTACGGGGGCCCGCTGGTCATCGTCGACCTGGGGCTGTTCGGCACCGGACCGGAGCGGCACCTGGTTCCGGATCAGCTGGAGCCCGGCTGGTACCGCATCCGCAAGCCGCTCGGGCGCACCCGTTTCGTCCCGGCGGAGGTCGTCGGGTACCTGCAGGTGCGCTGATCCCTGCGCCAGCTGGTAGCGGTGTGAGAGGTTCGGGCACAGGGCACGAGGTGCGATGGATTTGCCCTTGGCGCGCCGGTGAAGTGGAAGTTTGTCGCAGTTGGACGGCGCCGCTGCCCTGCGCCCGATGGTTGAGATGTGAAAGGTGTGGGTGCGGGGCACGAAGAACGTTCGTCGCAGTTGGGCGGCGCTGGGGCCGTGGGCCTGACGGTTGACATGCAAAGGGTTCGGGTGCAGGGCACACACGGAGTGCCTGAATGGGGGCTGCCCCGGGGAGTCATCCGCAGTGACTCGGGGCAGCCCCCGGCGCTTTGTGCGTCGCCCGCGCAAGCGAAAGCGCATTTGGGGCGCTACCGGCGTGAGATCGCTATTGCCAGCCCTTTCCCCGGCCGCTATAATTGTCACCAGATCATAAAACCTCGTTTTAGAAGCGAGTGTCCACAGCAGCTGATAAGACCGGGTGGCGCGGCCCGGTGCCACCCATCGCAGGAGACAGGCGAGGTGGTTCTCTGTGACGGCCGGATTGAAGAAGCGGGACCGGCAGGCTGCGCTGCGGGAGAAGATCCGCGAGAACCCGTTCCTCAGCGACGAGGAGCTGGCGCACATCTTCGGCGTCAGCATCCAGACCATCCGGCTCGACCGGCTGGCCCTGGGGATCCCGGAGCTGCGGGAGCGGACCAAGTCGGTGGCGGAGCGCACCTACGGCATCGTCAAGTCCATGGGTTCCAAGGAGATCGTCGGCGAGCTGATCGACATCGTCCTGGGCGAGCGGGGCATCTCCATCCTGGAGACCACCGAGGACATGGTCTTCGAGCGCAGCCGGGTGGTGCGGGGACAGTTCATCTACGCCCAGGCCGAGTCCCTGGCGATCGCGCTCATCGACGCCGACGTGGTGCTGACGGGCCTCGCCAACATCAAGTTCAAGCGGCCGGTCACCGTTGGGGAGAAGCTGGTGGCCAAGGGGGAGGTCATCCGCCGCCGGCGCAACCAGCACGTGGTCCTGGTCGAGACGCGCGTGGGCACCGAAAACGTCTTCCGCGGCAAGTTCTCCGTGTTCGAGGTGGATCCGGCCAGAGTCGGAGGAGGCGTATAAGATGGGCTTTCGCATCGCCGTAGACGCCATGGGCAGCGACGCAGCACCCGCCCCGGAAGTCTCGGGTACCATCCAGGCGGCCCGCGAGTGGCCGGACCTCCGCTTCGTGCTGTTGGGCGACGACTCCCGCATCCGGGCCGAGGCGGAGAAGGCCGGCGGGCTGCCCGGCAACGTCGAGGTCGTGCACACGACCCAGGTGATCACCCCGGATGAGGAGCCGACCAAGGCCGTCCGGTCCAAGAAGGACGCCCCCCTGACGGTGGCGGCCCGGCTGGTGAAGGAGGGGCAGGCCGATGCCCTGCTCAGCGCCGGGTCCACGGGCGCCCTGGTGGTGGTGGGCACGCTCGGCATCGGCCGGATGAAGGGCATCGACCGGCCGGCCCTGGGGACCATCATGCCCACCGTGAAGCAGCCGGTCTTCATGCTGGACGTGGGTGCCACACCCGACGCCCGGCCGGAGTGGCTGGTGCAGTTCGCCCTCATGGGCGACATCTATGCCCGGGAGATCCTGGGCCTCAGCCGCCCCCGGGTCGCGCTGCTGAGCAACGGCACCGAGGCGGAGAAGGGCAACGCCGTCGTCAAGGCGACGTACCCGCTCCTGCAGGAGCTGCCGTCCATCCACTTCATCGGCAACATCGAGGCCCGGGACGTCCCCTTCGGTGGCGCCGACGTGGTGGTCGCCGACGGGTTCCCCGGCAACGTGCTGCTGAAGACCTACGAGGGCGTGGCGATGGCCCTGTTCCAGTCCCTGAAGGAGGCGCTCACCGGTTCGCCGCTGACCGCCGTTGGCGCCGCCCTGGCCAAGCCCGGGCTGAAGAAGATGGCGAAGCGGTTCGACTACACCGAGTACGGCGGCGCTCTGCTGCTGGGCCTGAAGGCGCCGGTGGTCAAGTGCCACGGCTCCTCCAACGCCCGGGCGATCTACAGCGGGCTCCGCGTCATGAAGCTGGCCCTGGAAGGCCGCGTGATCGACCGGCTGGCTGAGGCGATCGCCCAACTGCCGGCCAAGAATCCGAAGGAAGAGGGGGATCCCCCGGCATGAAGATACGCCCCGTCGGCATCACCGGCCTGGGCATGGCGGTTCCCGAGCGGGTCCTGACCAATCACGACCTGGAGCGGATGGTGGACACCTCCGACGAGTGGATCCGCACCCGCACCGGCATCCGGGAGCGGCGGATCGCGGCGCCCCACGAGGCCAGCTCGGACTACGCGCTTCGTGCGGCCCGGGAGGCGATGGCGCAGGCGGGGGTGACGCCGGAGCAGATCGACCTGATCATCTGCGCCACGGTCACCCCGGACATGCCCATGCCGGCCACGGCCGCCCTGGTGCAGGCTGCCCTGGGCGCACACCGGGCTGCCGCGTTCGACCTGTCCGCCGCCTGCCCCGGCTGGATCTACGGCGTGGTGATGGCGCAGCAGTCCATTGCCACGGGGCTCTACGACTGCGCCCTGGTCATCGGGGTGGAGCTGCTGTCCAAGATGGTGAACTGGCAGGACCGCAAGACCTGCGTGCTGTTCGGCGATGCGGCCGGCGCGGCGGTGCTGCAGCCGGTGTCGGAGGGGCGCGGCATCCTCTCCTCCGTGCTGGGGGCCGAGGGGGCGGGCCACTGCCACCTCTACACGCCTGCGGGCGGCTCCCGCCTGCCCGCCTCGCCGGAGACGGTGGCGCAGGGGCTGCACTACGTGCACATGAACGGGCCCGAGGTGTTCAAGTTCGCAGTGCGGGTCATGGACGAGGCCACGGTGCAGGTGGTCGAAAAGGCCGGCCTCACGGTGGGCGACATCGACCTGCTGGTGCCGCACCAGGCCAACGTCCGCATCATTGACAGCGCGGTGAAGCGGCTGGGGCTGGCGCCGGAGAAGGTGGTGGTCAACCTGGATCGCTATGGCAACACCTCGTCCGCGTCGATCCCGGTGGCCCTCACCGAGGCGCTCACGGAGGGGCGGGTGCGGGACGGCGACCTGGTGGTCTGCGTGTCGTTCGGAGCCGGTCTGGTATGGGGCGCCCTGGCGCTGCGCTGGGGGCGATAAGGCAAGGGGGGAATACGGCAGATGGGGATTCGCATTGTGACCGACAGCACCGCCGACCTGCCGAAGGAGCTGTGCAGGGAGCTGGGGATTGAGGTGATCCCCCTGACCGTCCGGTTCGGGGAGGAAGCCTACCTGGACGGCGTGACCCTGGATTCCGACGGGTTCTGGGCCAAGCTGAAGGAGAGCCCGCACCACCCCAGCACCGCCCAGCCGGCGCCGGGGGACTTCCTGGAGGTGTACCGGCGGATCCACGAGGCGGGGGACGAGATCGTGTCGATCCACATCTCCTCCAAGATGTCCGGCACGGTCAACTCGGCCGAGATCGCCGCGCAGATGCTCCCGGAGGCCCGCATCAGCATCGTGGACACCCGGTCGGTGTCGCTGGGGCTCGGCCTGGTGGTGATCGGCGCCGCCCGGATGGCCAGGGAGGGCAAGAGCCGGGAGGAGATCGTCGCCTGGGCCCACAAGACCTGCGACCGGATGAACATCCTGTTCACCATCGACACGCTGGAGTTTCTCCAGCGGAACGGACGCATCGGAAAGGCGACGGCCCTGCTCGGGGGGCTGCTGGGTATCAAACTGATCCTCCAGGTCGACAAGGAGGGCGTGGTGGCCCCGGCGGATAAGGTCCGCGGCCGGTCGCGGGTGTTCGCCCGGGCCCGGGAGATCATGCACGAGCGGGTGCCGCCGGGCCGGCGCATCCGGATGGCGGTGGTGCACGCGCAGGCACCCGAGCAGGCGCAGGCCTGGGGCGAAGAGGTGAAGCGGGACTACCAGGTGGAGGAGTACCTGGTCGGCCAGCTGGGGGCCGTGGTCGCCTGCCACGCGGGGCCGGGGGCCTTGGGCGTCATCTTCCACGAAGTTGACTGAACGGGGCTGGTTCCGGTCAATCCTTATGGCAGCCACGAAACCGTGAAGTGAGGACTGACGGAATGGCGAAGATCGCGTTCCTCTTCCCGGGGCAGGGCGCCCAGTACGTCGGCATGGGGCTGGAGCTCGCCCGGGAGTTCCCGGAGGTGGCCCGCCGGTTCGAGCAGATGAACGAGCTGGTGGGGTTTGACCTGCGCAAGCTGTGCTGGGAGGGGCCCGAGGAGGAGCTGAAGAAGACCGCCAATCAGCAGCCGGCCATCCTGGCCCTCTCGGTGGCCTGCCTGGAGCTGCTGCTCCGGGAGGGCATCCGGCCGGACGTCACGGCGGGCCTCTCCC
The nucleotide sequence above comes from Symbiobacterium thermophilum IAM 14863. Encoded proteins:
- the fapR gene encoding transcription factor FapR codes for the protein MTAGLKKRDRQAALREKIRENPFLSDEELAHIFGVSIQTIRLDRLALGIPELRERTKSVAERTYGIVKSMGSKEIVGELIDIVLGERGISILETTEDMVFERSRVVRGQFIYAQAESLAIALIDADVVLTGLANIKFKRPVTVGEKLVAKGEVIRRRRNQHVVLVETRVGTENVFRGKFSVFEVDPARVGGGV
- the rsmD gene encoding 16S rRNA (guanine(966)-N(2))-methyltransferase RsmD: MRVITGSAKGRPLKTVKSRAVRPTSDRVKESLFNIIGSRVVDADFLDLFAGSGAVGIEALSRGARACVFVELQTAHLKVVADNLRTTGLAGRAELIRRDARAALVDLAHRGRRFDFIFVDPPYGQDLVPAVLALIDGHGVLAEDGWVICEHHAKDPVPAAAGGLYRFREVLFGETMLSIYRADARDAGGQNS
- the coaD gene encoding pantetheine-phosphate adenylyltransferase, whose translation is MIKAVCPGSFDPVTLGHLDIIERAARTFDEVVVAVLTNPRKEPLFTVEERLEMLREATKHIPNVSVAAADGLLVDFARQQGCRVIVKGLRPIQDFEYEWQMGAVNRQLDGNIETCFLMSRIEYAHLSSSIVRELAYFGRPTEGLVPPFTARRLREKFAKTQP
- a CDS encoding YlbL family protein, coding for MRAVVLWFRQLDAWVRRLFVLSSLIAVLGAVLVYTPTPYYVTAPGAAIDTSRLVTVENGDVHRGHLYLLVVNTQPANLFWYLYAQVDRRAVLETKEQYLGSFESYAEYLDWNRQLMTESQRTARAVAFQQLGFGEGVRSVGARVVGVLTDSPARGLLHAGDVIVAVAGEPVTGSESLRSRMAGIPGGEEVPVTVLRGGGEVTLTLPTRASQEAGREGSAVFGITIQDELEFDDDAVPVEIRSGSIFGPSAGLMFTLQIIDQLTPGGLTDLVVAGTGTIEPDGRVGRIGGVQQKVYTAEAAGADLMFVPRGNYEEAIAVATRVQVVPVDHVRDALEWLRAAGPQDG
- a CDS encoding S-layer homology domain-containing protein, with the translated sequence MSRRWMTAVATALLVISSAAPAAAAAAEPAPVVDSAPQPDSQQTPSSPADATGPEAPADAPALPDEAADDDADPEAGAAPGSVTDPDPEAEPETEPETEPETEPETEPETEPDTEPALFADLPQDHWAYPEVERLVAAGVIHGDPAGRFRPDAPISRAEFLKMLLTARRLDPAGKCAGLFADAQCWTWYAPYVELAYRLAIVEPKTDMLDDEPDYFDPEGAITRQEVVTALIRATGKRWTAQTMHWREASEILGRYADGADVTEPYRKPMALALTEGLVRGFGDGTLRPWHQVTRAEAAALVGRVLLDAPDLPTVSLDGHEVVYVDALDMRTTMYTTGEAGVGTRTATGVTVRPGAVAVDPAVIPLGTLLFVEGYGYAVAVDTGGAVKGNAIDLFDWVSHREALLFGIQTRRVWVLP
- a CDS encoding GNAT family N-acetyltransferase — encoded protein: MHPYRIQPPRTLADQQWLRDLWTAEWGGETMITRGRVHRLADLQALIAWDGAAPVGAATFHVEGTDCELMSLNAIRPGGGVGSALLQAVEDAARQAGCRRVWLITSNDNLDALRFYQRRGYRLVAVHPGAIDEARRLKPTIPLVGEHGIPIHDELELEKRLS
- a CDS encoding DNA methyltransferase, encoding MATTSSGQKGLKPHHIDMGERGIYHTDNRLNDLTGKEWVFATRSVINKSYPPSFQFALRSRHGGQKPPELCADLIRTFTKSGERVLDPFMGVGGTLIGATISGRRAVGVEINPRWIAIYREVCSLEGLPEQEAVCGDSRTVLAGFEPESFDLVLTDVPYWNMDRRRRSKGKFKRADGPAVEPRRSKLSPFAPDETETDVTGMQGKEEWLDTMRAVFAAALRLLRPRRYMAVFIGDMYHSGRYHMLSAELAGLLESLGLVLKANLIWYDVSKKLHVYGYRYEFIPSMVHQNILVLRKE
- a CDS encoding DNA adenine methylase, producing the protein MKPLWVQNRKYIGSKHNLLPFIEQVVAERAPEARSLADPFTGSAVVAYHFAARGLTVAAADNLYHNYIAARCFLGGRPGEVRWDRVAELIAHLNRLPPEQGYCWREYGGTYFTPENAGRIDAVREQIARWRQERIIGEQEEAVLLTSLIYAADKVANTCGQYDAFLKHLGAKPYAEDGTHLVDATVYKPLELGLPQVVESEANRVYCGDADHLIDRMEADVLYLDPPYNSRQYIDNYHVLENIARWEKPRLYGKTRKFARDGLKSAYSRRSTAGAHLTRLIQRARARHILLSYNNEGIIPDEVIRAALEQRGPVELFERRYAIFGNGAGRSGRRPIVERLFYCRVVR
- the rpmF gene encoding 50S ribosomal protein L32 → MAVPKRKVSKSRRDSRRAQTFRLEAPNLSPCPNCRTPRLPHRVCPNCGYYQGRVVIQHEAEAAE
- a CDS encoding YceD family protein, whose amino-acid sequence is MRIDVADIKQEVGSHKLTDLSVTLDSAEFGGAEVRFDRPFTGKAKIWNLGDRLLVQAELQGEVRLTCSRCLREYTQPVSVSFEEEFREGEPGAEGPDEEDGDESVEPVSFYSDDELDVTEVARDHILLALPMKPLCSEACQGLCPRCGKDLNEGPCGCGGAEENVDPRLAVLKDLLRKPDSNS